From Nicotiana tabacum cultivar K326 chromosome 15, ASM71507v2, whole genome shotgun sequence, the proteins below share one genomic window:
- the LOC107792447 gene encoding uncharacterized protein LOC107792447, which translates to MSVRFMKKILKEKEQPAEPQQLINNSEEEESESESPPHSSSTFRNPFDLLDDEDDAVDDQENKADNDDGSSTRNSDEKQSFTTKATPEAFVLSDSKLKKKKKNKNKEKSQPRAGDNDNSWNESLEQLSIKDDSSHLEHVAHDPGKSNTTNFNGRGKVVKQCTSSVLQVDPKFLNAENELKRIFGSRVVNSFEKSHQTGSSRQSRGGRRGSQNHRKTIIVSPLEHWPRWDGSLSMELMETRDGICYFRYVHTSSYSQAQEAFESAKAVHDFNGIVNILLHHPYHVESLITLAEYYKFSGEHQMSADCTAKCLYALERAWHPMFTPLMGNCHLKYSCETNKPLFSVLFSHMKNMDRRGCHRSALELCKLLLLLDSDDPMGVLFCIDYYSLRAEEYTWLEQFSEQYKSDNSLWLFPNYSYSLAVCRYYIENEEHAKDIKTENLKASSTDLMKQALMLHPSVLKKLVSKVPLKDKAWTSIIKHKFFSSDQTGTPSLDHLINIYVERSYLIWRLPDLQKFLRDSALSVIETLQNDGNDVGDWTCVRKEAFSSEKNEYSHLLVSDFSDSVPTLPPDNLQNFMVDPRREVPNDAQPANNRVQDLSDRNAIAVLLESMLPWINYGSGHDQLDHDEQAND; encoded by the exons ATGTCGGTTCGTTTTATGAAAaaaatcttgaaagaaaaagaacaaccaGCTGAGCCTCAACAACTCATCAACAACAGCGAAGAAGAAGAATCTGAATCTGAATCGCCTCCTCATTCTTCCTCTACCTTTCGTAATCCATTCGATCTCCTTGACGACGAAGACGATGCTGTTGACGACCAG GAAAACAAGGCAGATAACGATGATGGATCCTCAACCCGTAACAGCGATGAGAAGCAGTCCTTCACCACAAAAGCCACCCCTGAAGCATTTGTGTTGTCAGAtagcaaattaaagaaaaagaaaaagaataaaaacaaggAGAAGTCACAACCAAGAGCTGGGGATAATGACAACTCTTGGAACGAGTCATTAGAACAGTTGTCAATTAAAGATGACTCTTCTCATCTTGAGCATGTTGCTCACGATCCTGGAAAATCTAATACGACAAATTTTAATGGCAGAGGAAAAGTGGTCAAGCAGTGTACATCATCTGTCTTACAAGTAGACCCAAAATTTCTTAATGCAGAAAATGAACTAAAAAGGATATTTGGTTCTAGAGTGGTGAATTCGTTTGAAAAAAGTCATCAAACTGGAAGTTCTAGACAATCAAGAGGCGGAAGACGTGGGAGCCAGAACCACCGGAAGACTATTATTGTTTCTCCTTTAGAACATTGGCCGAGGTGGGATGGATCACTATCGATGGAACTTATGGAAACCAGAGATGGGATCTGTTATTTTAG GTATGTACATACATCATCCTACAGCCAAGCCCAGGAAGCATTTGAAAGTGCTAAGGCAGTTCATGATTTTAACGGTATCGTGAATATTCTATTGCATCATCCATATCATGTTGAGTCACTCATTACATTAGCCGAATATTATAAATTCAGTGGTGAACATCAAATGTCGGCTGATTGCACCGCAAAATGTCTGTATGCATTGGAACGTGCATGGCATCCAATGTTCACTCCTTTGATGGGCAACTGTCATCTTAAGTATAGTTGTGAAACCAACAAGCCGTTGTTCTCTGTGCTTTTCTCCCACATGAAAAACATGGATAGACGCGGCTGCCATCGGTCTGCTCTTGAGCTTTGCAAATTATTGCTTCTACTAGATTCAGACGATCCAATGGGAGTCTTGTTCTGTATTGACTACTATTCTTTAAGAGCAGAGGAGTATACATGGCTTGAACAGTTCTCTGAGCAATATAAGAGTGATAATTCTTTGTGGTTATTTCCAAATTACTCCTATTCTCTTGCCGTGTGCCGTTACTACATCGAAAATGAGGAACATGCCAAAGATATAAAGACAGAGAATTTAAAAGCTTCTTCAACAGATCTCATGAAGCAGGCATTGATGCTACATCCTTCAGTGTTGAAAAAGTTAGTGTCAAAGGTACCCTTAAAGGATAAAGCTTGGACTAGCATAATCAAGCACAAGTTCTTTAGCTCTGATCAAACGGGGACACCTTCCTTGGATCACTTGATCAATATATATGTTGAAAGGAGCTACCTTATATGGAGGCTTCCTGATCTCCAGAAGTTTCTTAGGGATTCTGCACTTTCAGTAATTGAGACACTGCAGAATGACGGGAATGATGTCGGAGACTGGACGTGTGTGCGAAAAGAAGCTTTTTCATCTGAGAAAAATGA GTATTCTCACTTGCTGGTATCAGATTTCTCTGATTCAGTTCCGACTTTGCCTCCTGATAACTTGCAAAATTTCATGGTTGACCCGAGGAGAGAGGTGCCAAATGATGCTCAACCTGCAAACAACCGTGTCCAAGATCTGTCTGATCGAAATGCAATTGCTGTCTTGCTCGAGTCTATGTTACCGTGGATTAATTACGGTTCTGGCCATGACCAGCTTGATCATGATGAGCAGGCTAATGATTGA